From a single Sphingosinicellaceae bacterium genomic region:
- a CDS encoding DUF2161 domain-containing phosphodiesterase: MPAPRPCKPAPLRPRDLKALAEDSGAIFRRNVYGWFDRIKPGIYGLSALGIRSVPPPMNLVADEPHHGDAPTSDPELAEHPGRLALEPLHSLKFGVNIMTEATWGGEALTPEIDWRMSASLENVHRGDTDLAEVTSLRGAVRAWQQLDPEHQAAATLTPEHAIQIDGVLTNAFNGAAIAALVEQLRSGAVEDTDGPAAA; the protein is encoded by the coding sequence TTGCCTGCGCCGAGGCCTTGCAAGCCAGCCCCGCTACGGCCACGCGACCTGAAAGCGCTCGCCGAGGATTCCGGGGCGATCTTCCGCCGCAACGTCTATGGCTGGTTCGATCGCATCAAACCCGGCATCTACGGCCTGTCGGCACTTGGAATACGATCGGTCCCGCCGCCCATGAATTTGGTCGCAGACGAACCGCATCACGGCGACGCGCCAACTTCAGACCCGGAACTTGCGGAGCATCCGGGGCGCTTGGCTTTAGAACCGTTGCACAGCCTAAAATTCGGGGTGAACATCATGACAGAAGCAACCTGGGGCGGCGAAGCCCTGACCCCGGAGATCGACTGGCGGATGAGCGCCTCGCTCGAAAACGTTCATCGCGGCGACACCGATCTTGCCGAAGTGACCAGTCTGCGCGGCGCTGTTCGCGCCTGGCAGCAACTCGACCCGGAGCATCAGGCAGCGGCGACACTGACACCCGAACACGCAATCCAGATCGACGGCGTGTTGACCAACGCGTTCAATGGCGCGGCGATCGCGGCGCTTGTCGAGCAGCTTCGATCCGGGGCAGTCGAAGATACAGACGGCCCAGCAGCTGCCTGA
- a CDS encoding DUF1488 family protein — MWVEERQSVGFTGETDLGPVEFLITAEALAQLLNPAFDALDRETALETFIEFEADIHLISQREFVKRLGGEPPILITAADLDG, encoded by the coding sequence TTGTGGGTCGAGGAGCGTCAGAGCGTCGGCTTTACGGGCGAGACCGATCTCGGCCCCGTCGAATTCCTGATCACCGCCGAAGCGCTGGCCCAACTGCTCAATCCGGCCTTCGATGCGCTCGACCGGGAAACGGCGCTCGAAACCTTCATCGAGTTCGAAGCTGACATCCACCTCATTTCCCAGCGGGAGTTCGTCAAGCGCCTCGGCGGTGAACCGCCGATCCTGATCACCGCTGCCGACCTGGACGGATGA
- a CDS encoding class I SAM-dependent methyltransferase: MTGLPELPPAAFAKQDSGNDLDFYAPPRLVTHIDEAATAALTDYYARIIAPGAVVLDLMSSWVSHLPTDLPTSEVIGHGMNATELAANPRLDRWFIQDLNREPVLPLPTSSVDAVLCCVGVQYLQRPLEVLADVARVLRPGGRFIASYSNRCFPMKAVRIWLSLDMAGQAGLIRTYLERTGFTAIEALVLSDGAAGDPLIVVNGSTPDT; encoded by the coding sequence ATGACCGGCCTCCCCGAGCTGCCACCGGCGGCTTTTGCCAAGCAGGACAGCGGCAACGACCTCGACTTCTACGCCCCGCCGCGCCTGGTTACCCACATCGACGAGGCCGCGACGGCGGCACTAACGGACTATTATGCCCGCATCATTGCGCCAGGCGCGGTGGTGCTCGACCTGATGTCAAGCTGGGTGAGCCACCTCCCCACGGATTTGCCGACCAGCGAAGTTATCGGTCACGGCATGAACGCGACGGAGCTCGCGGCCAATCCGCGCCTCGACCGCTGGTTCATTCAGGACCTCAACCGCGAGCCGGTCCTGCCGTTGCCGACGTCATCCGTCGACGCGGTCCTGTGCTGCGTCGGGGTGCAGTATCTACAGCGGCCGCTCGAGGTTCTTGCCGACGTTGCGCGGGTCCTACGCCCAGGCGGCCGGTTCATCGCCAGCTATTCGAACCGTTGTTTTCCGATGAAAGCTGTCCGGATTTGGCTGTCGCTCGACATGGCGGGACAAGCCGGTCTGATCCGCACCTATCTCGAACGCACAGGCTTTACCGCGATCGAAGCGCTTGTGCTGTCCGACGGCGCGGCGGGCGACCCGCTGATCGTCGTCAACGGGTCGACACCAGACACTTAA
- a CDS encoding VOC family protein produces the protein MGFLTTVAIMLALPTAAARSNPPGHITGLGGVFVTSKDPKALAAWYREVLGIHLEPWGGAILRYDASGHPPMALWNAMPRNSEEITPSHREFMINFAVDDLDAFLVRLKSKGVTILKSEQDDTGKFAAVLDPDGTKIELWQPAMK, from the coding sequence ATGGGTTTTTTGACAACGGTCGCGATTATGCTCGCCTTACCCACAGCGGCCGCGCGGTCGAATCCTCCCGGCCACATCACCGGGCTTGGCGGCGTGTTCGTGACGAGCAAGGACCCGAAAGCACTCGCTGCCTGGTACCGCGAGGTGCTCGGCATCCACCTCGAGCCTTGGGGAGGCGCGATATTGCGCTACGATGCCTCGGGACATCCGCCTATGGCGCTTTGGAACGCGATGCCACGGAACAGCGAAGAGATAACGCCGTCGCATCGCGAGTTCATGATCAATTTCGCGGTCGACGACCTTGACGCCTTTCTTGTGCGGCTAAAAAGCAAGGGTGTGACAATCCTAAAAAGCGAACAGGACGATACCGGCAAGTTTGCCGCCGTCCTCGACCCTGATGGAACTAAGATCGAGCTCTGGCAGCCGGCTATGAAGTGA
- a CDS encoding DUF3833 domain-containing protein, which translates to MRYVIFFGSIPPHLGTVARSDPARKGGRSTSLSLRYGGAFAAAILVAACVPSDHVFLEQAPAPGFDPIVFFAGHTEGRGSLAVVLQHRNPTLVEGHGVVASDGSIDLDQIVRKGDGKPTRRTWHLYRVSPARYSGTLSDARGMVTGTVEGNQLHLIFDMKNGLHAQQFLYLRSNGQSARNRMIVTKLGIPVASLDETIVRLPE; encoded by the coding sequence ATGCGCTACGTGATTTTTTTCGGCTCGATACCTCCTCACCTCGGCACCGTTGCTCGCTCAGACCCAGCCCGCAAAGGGGGACGCTCAACTAGTCTCTCGCTTCGGTACGGAGGTGCGTTTGCCGCTGCCATTTTGGTCGCGGCCTGCGTCCCGTCCGATCACGTCTTCCTCGAGCAGGCGCCGGCTCCTGGTTTTGATCCCATCGTTTTTTTCGCTGGACATACCGAGGGCCGCGGCAGCCTCGCGGTCGTTCTGCAGCATCGAAATCCGACGCTGGTCGAAGGGCACGGGGTCGTCGCCTCCGACGGCTCGATCGACCTCGATCAGATCGTCCGCAAAGGAGACGGTAAGCCTACGCGGCGGACGTGGCACCTGTATCGCGTTTCGCCGGCCCGCTATTCAGGGACACTCAGCGATGCGCGAGGAATGGTTACGGGGACTGTCGAGGGTAATCAACTTCATCTGATCTTCGACATGAAAAACGGGCTTCATGCACAGCAATTTCTGTATCTGCGATCCAACGGCCAATCGGCGCGCAATCGTATGATCGTGACCAAGTTGGGGATACCGGTCGCAAGCTTGGATGAAACAATCGTACGGTTACCGGAATGA
- a CDS encoding HAMP domain-containing histidine kinase: MSLADPKARATWRWGGAIAALLVAQSAIIAVLFWLLAAGSNQRAMERSFAVDCRTLAALPAAARQAQVRAMLTRDIHRDRFIGLFGANGALIEGNVAGLPAVTTSGASMVATVQPTELPGKDNDVARLAVCAMPGGTRLLTGFDLDNAEEALRVVERSLMLGLIPGMLLAVGAGLVAGRRAARQVDAVRLLTQQIVAGDLDQRLAVASHPDSFGVLCAHINAMLDRLQALVGDVRGVGDDIAHQLRTPLTRLRARIERSLREAGDVAAFAAAGDAALAEIDQLLGIVAALLRIRELEDHARRSRFERVDLAQLVEDACDLHRPTAEDRGIDLRCDIEPVKLVEGDASLLMEAVSNLVDNAMKFGPPDGRVVLSLREQDGSVVITVTDDGAGVPVAERSLVTQRFYRGGHDCEGAGLGLSLVKAIADLHGFRLQFAKIGSAVSLVGPGRES; this comes from the coding sequence GTGTCATTGGCTGACCCCAAGGCCCGAGCGACCTGGCGCTGGGGCGGCGCGATTGCTGCGCTGCTGGTTGCGCAGTCGGCAATCATCGCCGTGCTGTTCTGGCTCCTCGCCGCCGGGAGCAATCAGCGCGCCATGGAGCGCAGCTTCGCAGTCGATTGCCGGACGCTTGCCGCGCTGCCGGCGGCGGCGCGGCAGGCCCAGGTCCGCGCGATGCTGACGCGCGACATCCACCGCGATCGCTTCATCGGCTTGTTCGGAGCAAACGGCGCGCTGATCGAAGGCAACGTCGCGGGGCTTCCAGCTGTGACAACAAGCGGGGCGTCGATGGTGGCCACGGTACAGCCGACCGAACTGCCCGGGAAGGACAACGACGTCGCGCGTCTCGCGGTGTGTGCGATGCCGGGCGGTACCCGGTTGCTTACGGGTTTCGACCTCGACAATGCCGAGGAAGCGCTGCGTGTCGTCGAGCGTTCGCTGATGCTGGGCCTGATCCCCGGCATGCTTCTCGCGGTTGGTGCCGGGCTGGTCGCCGGGCGCCGGGCCGCGAGGCAGGTCGACGCCGTGCGCCTGCTGACCCAGCAGATCGTTGCGGGGGACCTCGACCAGCGGCTTGCGGTGGCATCGCATCCCGACAGCTTTGGTGTGCTGTGCGCGCACATCAACGCGATGCTTGACCGGCTGCAGGCGCTGGTCGGCGATGTCCGCGGCGTCGGCGACGACATCGCCCACCAGTTGCGCACGCCGCTGACCCGGCTCCGCGCCCGCATCGAGCGCAGCCTGCGCGAGGCCGGCGATGTGGCAGCGTTCGCCGCTGCCGGCGATGCGGCGCTGGCAGAAATCGATCAGCTGCTCGGCATCGTTGCAGCGTTGCTGAGGATCCGCGAGCTCGAGGATCATGCCCGCCGCAGCCGTTTTGAGCGCGTTGATCTGGCGCAACTGGTAGAAGACGCCTGCGACCTGCACCGCCCGACGGCCGAGGATCGCGGCATCGACCTTCGTTGCGATATCGAGCCCGTCAAGCTGGTCGAAGGCGACGCCAGCCTGTTGATGGAAGCAGTTTCGAACCTGGTCGACAATGCGATGAAATTTGGCCCGCCAGATGGACGCGTAGTTCTTTCGCTGCGGGAGCAGGATGGCTCTGTGGTCATCACCGTCACCGACGACGGCGCTGGCGTGCCGGTTGCCGAGCGCTCGCTGGTCACCCAGCGCTTTTATCGTGGCGGCCACGATTGCGAGGGTGCCGGGCTTGGCCTCAGCCTGGTGAAGGCAATCGCGGACTTGCATGGCTTCCGGCTGCAGTTCGCCAAAATCGGCAGCGCGGTGTCGCTCGTCGGGCCCGGCCGGGAAAGCTGA
- a CDS encoding response regulator transcription factor translates to MTHILLIEDDAGTAHEITLELAANGYGVTHRGLAAEGFAAAQDDTIDLLIVDRQLPDGEGLDLIERLRGDGRRTPALVLSALGSLDDRVRGLRAGGDDYLPKPFALVELVARVEALLRRPNETRDTRLIAGPLDLDLLAGTAARSGRPLELLPRELKLLEYLVRRPDRIVTRSMLLRDVWGYTFEPNSNVIDVHIGRLRRKIDGEGEPQLIRNVRGQGYVFSVIG, encoded by the coding sequence GTGACGCACATCCTGCTTATCGAGGACGATGCCGGAACCGCGCATGAGATCACGCTCGAGCTGGCAGCCAACGGGTACGGCGTGACCCATCGCGGCTTGGCAGCCGAAGGCTTCGCGGCCGCGCAGGACGACACCATCGACCTGCTGATCGTCGACCGACAGCTCCCCGACGGTGAAGGCCTCGACCTGATCGAGCGACTGCGCGGCGATGGCCGGCGGACGCCAGCGCTCGTGCTGAGTGCGCTTGGCAGCCTCGACGACCGCGTCCGTGGCTTGCGCGCCGGCGGCGACGACTACCTACCCAAGCCGTTCGCGCTGGTCGAACTGGTGGCTCGGGTCGAGGCGCTGCTGCGCCGGCCAAACGAGACGCGTGACACCAGGCTTATTGCCGGTCCACTCGATCTTGATCTCCTTGCCGGCACCGCGGCGCGTTCGGGCCGACCGCTCGAACTGCTTCCCAGAGAACTGAAGCTGCTCGAATATCTGGTGCGGCGCCCCGACCGGATCGTGACACGCTCGATGCTGTTGCGCGACGTCTGGGGCTATACTTTCGAGCCGAACAGCAATGTTATCGACGTTCACATCGGCAGACTGCGCCGAAAAATCGACGGCGAGGGCGAGCCGCAATTGATCCGCAACGTGCGCGGGCAGGGTTACGTCTTCAGTGTCATTGGCTGA
- a CDS encoding TolC family protein — protein MQAAVSIDQLVDDIIANNAERQFYERELSAARVGRRAAGRLVDPELIVEFGEKTTSGATTGSDGSGGGRTLGPGPAYQVSIVQPLEFNGRIALRRAIAERQIDLATLGYQQYTATLAARARTLAYTLFTATTKADGASAVAARIEAVAAVTVQRDIAGPSPLIGARILEAGALTARRQAETAIADYNAALYELNQLRGTPFASRIRLITPPIALPPLPSQAVLLERAHTGNFEIRSLQAELDQQGLKTSLARRSRVGSVNVGPYYRQETAGTTDRFAGIHVTVPLPLWNRQAGDVAVEEGRVAQAESALFSQIRTVERSLFDQAAIYRARTASLARLPAESATRFREMADLAERSYRLGAVSASIYLDAQRQYLDATTAIVDTRREALAAGLQVDLLTGNIAGDPR, from the coding sequence ATGCAGGCGGCCGTCAGCATCGACCAACTCGTCGACGATATCATCGCCAACAATGCCGAGCGGCAGTTCTACGAGCGCGAGTTGTCGGCGGCGCGGGTTGGACGTCGGGCGGCGGGTCGGCTCGTCGATCCCGAACTGATCGTCGAGTTCGGCGAGAAGACGACGAGCGGCGCGACGACCGGCAGCGACGGCAGTGGCGGCGGACGGACCCTCGGACCGGGGCCCGCCTATCAGGTGTCGATCGTCCAGCCACTCGAGTTCAACGGCCGCATCGCGCTGCGCCGGGCGATCGCCGAGCGCCAGATCGATCTCGCTACGCTTGGCTATCAGCAATATACCGCAACTCTGGCAGCACGTGCTCGAACGCTCGCATACACCCTGTTCACAGCGACGACGAAGGCGGACGGAGCAAGCGCGGTAGCGGCACGGATCGAAGCTGTCGCGGCGGTAACTGTCCAGCGCGATATCGCGGGACCCTCACCGCTTATCGGTGCCCGCATCCTCGAAGCCGGAGCCCTGACCGCCCGTCGGCAGGCCGAGACGGCGATCGCTGACTATAATGCGGCGCTCTACGAGTTGAACCAGCTGAGGGGTACGCCGTTCGCGTCGCGGATACGGCTGATCACGCCGCCGATTGCCCTGCCACCGCTACCGAGCCAGGCGGTGTTGCTCGAACGGGCGCACACCGGCAATTTCGAAATCCGCAGCCTGCAGGCAGAACTTGATCAGCAGGGCTTGAAGACTTCGCTAGCCCGGCGCTCGCGAGTGGGCTCGGTCAACGTCGGACCCTATTACAGGCAGGAAACGGCGGGCACGACCGACCGCTTCGCCGGTATCCATGTCACCGTGCCGCTACCCCTGTGGAACCGTCAGGCCGGCGATGTCGCCGTCGAGGAGGGGCGGGTCGCGCAGGCCGAATCGGCGCTGTTCAGCCAGATCCGCACGGTCGAACGCAGCCTGTTCGATCAGGCGGCAATCTATCGCGCGCGGACCGCCAGCCTTGCCCGCCTGCCCGCCGAAAGCGCCACCCGCTTCCGCGAGATGGCTGACCTTGCCGAGCGCAGCTACCGCCTCGGCGCGGTAAGTGCGAGCATCTATCTCGACGCCCAGCGCCAGTATCTCGACGCTACGACGGCGATCGTCGATACCCGCCGCGAGGCGCTCGCCGCCGGTCTGCAGGTCGATCTCCTCACCGGCAATATCGCCGGCGATCCGCGGTGA
- a CDS encoding CusA/CzcA family heavy metal efflux RND transporter: MIVALVDWATRARGVVLLFTALLIAAGGYALYTLPLDAVPDITGIQVQVNTPVAALAPEEVEQRVTVPMERLMAGVPGMTDMRSITKAGLSQLTMTFEDGTDYLRARQLVGERLTQLTGLPPDSQPTLAPISTGLGEIMYYTLDYAPGAKRPPDPAQALMELYETQEYGVKPMLRAIQGVAEVNSNGGREAQFLVEPRPERLRDAGITFGELADMIAENVENSGGGSITQGAERLTVRTTGRVTSVAEIRALPVKFAAGILPLTVGDLAEVTIGSRIRTGAATTNGHEIVLGTVMMLIGENSHTVAKRVAEALPAVRKSLPKGMTLTVQYSRADLVDETISTVQKNLSEGAILVCVVLLFALGNWRAALLVAVVIPTAFLVAIGGMRIGGVSGNLMSLGALDFGMVVDGAIVIVENALRMMTRRRAEKGDDLDPEERRVAVVDAARQVVGPMVFGVVIITLVYVPVLSLTEVEGKTFHPMAISVMLALAGALAMALTLVPMLTAWFLRPGGKAGDKERDSWIMRHAARAYRPALDFALGHSWVVVLVAVALLAGAGILGSRLGGEFTPKLDEGSITTMVYKPVGMSLPASLAIEKTTERTILQRFPQVTHVFSRIGTSEVATDPMPPNENDLYIFYKPVADWPKGDGQPVDKPGLIKAIEKTLKDKVADQTYEFAQPIEMRFNEMLEGTRSDVSVKIFGEDYDQLEKLTAAVGKAIKATPGAGNIEPESNGRVKTLVVHIDHAMLARYNLKLAEVNKAISAAIAGQTSGAIMEDGHRHEVVVRMTEANRADFAAIEALPLRVGTDGIIPLGRVAKLEVTRTVEPILRDDAHRRAALMVSLGDRDVEGFVREAQQRVAKAVKMPPGYTVKFGGQFRSLETARARLSIVVPATLVVIFILINFALGSLRQAAIVFSGIPLAITGGVFALTLRGMPFSITAAIGFIALMGVAMLNGLVMLTHINDLRGNGESLDDAVHHGSLDRLRPVLATALVASLGFIPMAIATGPGAEVQRPLATVVIGGIITSTLLTLVLLPALYRWVEGRRPLESRTDDAMVDTDESTATQLASARC; encoded by the coding sequence GTGATCGTCGCACTGGTCGATTGGGCGACCCGCGCCCGCGGCGTCGTGCTGCTGTTCACAGCGCTGCTGATCGCCGCCGGTGGCTATGCGCTCTACACGCTGCCGCTCGATGCGGTGCCGGACATCACGGGCATTCAGGTCCAGGTCAACACGCCGGTCGCGGCGCTGGCACCGGAGGAGGTCGAGCAGCGCGTTACCGTGCCGATGGAGCGGCTGATGGCGGGCGTGCCGGGCATGACGGACATGCGCTCGATCACCAAGGCCGGCCTATCGCAACTGACGATGACCTTCGAGGACGGCACCGACTATCTGCGGGCTCGCCAGTTGGTCGGTGAGCGGCTGACCCAGCTAACGGGGTTGCCGCCGGACTCCCAGCCGACGCTGGCACCGATCTCGACCGGGCTTGGCGAGATCATGTATTACACACTCGACTATGCCCCCGGCGCCAAGCGGCCGCCGGACCCGGCGCAGGCGCTTATGGAGCTGTACGAGACCCAGGAATACGGGGTCAAGCCGATGCTCCGCGCAATCCAGGGCGTTGCCGAGGTCAACAGCAACGGCGGGCGGGAAGCGCAGTTTCTGGTCGAGCCGCGCCCCGAGCGGCTGCGCGATGCCGGGATCACGTTCGGCGAGCTTGCCGACATGATCGCCGAGAATGTCGAGAACAGCGGCGGCGGCTCGATCACCCAGGGCGCCGAACGGCTGACGGTGCGGACTACCGGGCGCGTCACCAGCGTCGCCGAGATTCGCGCCCTGCCGGTCAAGTTTGCAGCCGGAATCCTGCCGCTGACCGTTGGCGATCTTGCCGAGGTGACCATCGGTTCGCGCATTCGGACCGGCGCGGCGACCACCAACGGACACGAGATCGTGCTGGGTACGGTGATGATGCTGATCGGCGAGAACAGCCACACCGTCGCCAAGCGTGTCGCCGAGGCTTTGCCCGCAGTCCGCAAGTCGCTGCCCAAGGGTATGACGCTGACCGTCCAGTACAGTCGTGCCGACCTTGTCGACGAGACGATCAGCACAGTGCAGAAGAACCTCAGTGAAGGTGCGATCCTGGTTTGTGTCGTCCTGCTGTTCGCACTCGGCAACTGGCGCGCGGCGCTGCTGGTTGCGGTCGTCATCCCGACCGCGTTCCTGGTCGCCATCGGCGGGATGCGCATCGGCGGTGTCTCGGGCAATCTGATGAGCCTTGGCGCCCTCGACTTCGGCATGGTCGTCGACGGAGCGATCGTCATCGTCGAGAACGCGCTGCGGATGATGACCCGACGTCGCGCCGAAAAAGGCGACGATCTCGACCCCGAGGAACGCCGCGTTGCAGTCGTCGACGCCGCCAGGCAGGTGGTCGGGCCGATGGTGTTCGGCGTCGTCATCATCACCCTGGTCTATGTGCCGGTGCTGTCGCTCACCGAGGTCGAGGGCAAGACCTTTCACCCGATGGCGATCTCGGTGATGCTGGCGCTGGCCGGTGCGTTGGCGATGGCGCTGACGCTGGTGCCGATGCTGACGGCATGGTTCCTTCGCCCCGGCGGCAAGGCCGGCGACAAGGAACGCGACAGCTGGATCATGCGCCACGCCGCGCGCGCCTACCGGCCGGCGCTGGACTTCGCTCTCGGCCATAGCTGGGTCGTCGTTCTGGTCGCGGTAGCGCTGCTGGCCGGTGCGGGGATCCTCGGCAGCCGGCTCGGCGGCGAGTTTACGCCCAAGCTCGACGAGGGGTCGATCACGACCATGGTCTACAAACCGGTCGGCATGAGCCTCCCGGCATCGCTGGCGATCGAAAAGACGACCGAGCGGACGATCCTGCAACGCTTTCCGCAGGTCACCCATGTGTTCTCGCGGATTGGCACCAGCGAGGTCGCAACCGATCCGATGCCACCGAACGAGAACGACCTCTACATCTTCTACAAGCCCGTCGCCGATTGGCCGAAGGGCGACGGCCAGCCGGTCGACAAACCGGGGCTGATCAAGGCGATCGAGAAAACGCTGAAAGACAAGGTAGCGGATCAGACCTACGAGTTCGCCCAACCGATCGAGATGCGCTTCAACGAGATGCTGGAGGGCACGCGTTCGGACGTCTCGGTCAAGATTTTCGGCGAGGATTACGACCAGCTCGAAAAGCTGACGGCTGCCGTTGGAAAGGCGATCAAGGCAACCCCGGGCGCCGGCAATATCGAGCCCGAGAGCAACGGCCGCGTCAAGACGCTGGTGGTCCACATCGATCACGCCATGCTCGCGCGCTATAACCTCAAGCTTGCCGAGGTGAACAAGGCGATTAGCGCAGCGATCGCCGGCCAGACCAGCGGCGCGATCATGGAAGACGGGCACCGCCACGAGGTCGTGGTCCGCATGACCGAGGCGAACCGTGCCGACTTTGCCGCGATCGAGGCGTTGCCGCTGCGCGTCGGCACCGATGGCATCATCCCGCTCGGCCGCGTCGCGAAGCTGGAAGTGACCAGGACCGTCGAACCGATCCTTCGCGACGATGCCCACCGCCGCGCCGCGCTGATGGTCAGCCTGGGCGACCGTGACGTCGAGGGCTTCGTCCGCGAGGCGCAGCAGCGCGTTGCCAAGGCCGTCAAGATGCCGCCGGGCTATACCGTCAAGTTCGGCGGCCAGTTCCGCAGCCTCGAGACCGCTCGCGCCCGCCTGTCGATCGTCGTGCCGGCGACGCTCGTCGTGATCTTCATCCTGATCAACTTTGCGCTGGGCAGCCTGCGCCAGGCGGCAATCGTGTTCTCCGGTATCCCGCTGGCGATCACCGGTGGCGTGTTCGCGCTGACGCTGCGTGGCATGCCGTTCAGCATTACTGCCGCAATCGGGTTCATCGCGCTGATGGGCGTCGCCATGCTCAACGGGCTCGTCATGCTGACCCACATCAACGACCTTCGCGGCAACGGCGAAAGTCTCGACGACGCCGTCCATCACGGCTCGCTCGACCGATTACGGCCGGTGCTGGCGACCGCGCTGGTGGCGAGCCTCGGCTTCATCCCGATGGCGATCGCGACGGGACCCGGTGCCGAGGTGCAACGCCCGCTGGCGACGGTCGTCATTGGCGGCATTATTACTTCGACGCTGCTGACGCTCGTCCTACTGCCGGCGCTATACCGCTGGGTGGAAGGCCGCCGACCGTTGGAGAGCCGTACTGACGATGCCATGGTGGACACTGATGAGAGCACGGCGACCCAATTGGCGTCAGCGCGATGCTGA